A genomic stretch from Bacterioplanes sanyensis includes:
- a CDS encoding response regulator translates to MALVLIVDDAADNRMVLSALLEDTYEVIEADSGDACLTITTQQPPDIILLDVVMPGKSGYEVCVTLKSDPATQMIPVIFVSAKDTTEERLQGFEAGADGYITKPVDGQKLLQMMIEKLQQAEHHKHTKEQAGQAMQVAMEAMTNSSELGNIIEFVRQTQQIRTAESLAAAIMTSAASFQLSACVLINTHEPVVVGCAVDDLAGQLLGKFRNHDKGITHHGIRTIIHTPQVVVLIKNMPLSDENRYGRLKDHLAILADIASGQVQLLEAEERLAIERKQMLDEIIKMTESTIQHAGHEASQQTHNIRQEVMAMVEELESMLFSLGLDEDQEKKLMHLAHRTSERLQSRSHSLDVIDESLGKVLESLYRYQSSRTSGE, encoded by the coding sequence ATGGCTCTAGTATTAATTGTTGATGATGCTGCCGACAACCGAATGGTATTAAGCGCCCTACTGGAAGACACCTATGAGGTCATCGAGGCCGACAGCGGCGATGCCTGCTTAACCATAACGACACAACAGCCGCCAGACATCATTTTGTTGGACGTTGTGATGCCTGGCAAATCTGGTTATGAAGTCTGTGTGACACTGAAGTCCGACCCGGCGACACAAATGATTCCGGTGATTTTTGTATCCGCCAAAGACACCACCGAAGAGCGCTTACAAGGCTTTGAAGCAGGCGCCGATGGCTATATCACCAAGCCTGTCGATGGCCAAAAATTGTTGCAGATGATGATCGAAAAACTGCAGCAAGCCGAGCACCACAAACACACCAAGGAACAAGCCGGCCAGGCCATGCAAGTGGCCATGGAGGCAATGACCAACAGCTCAGAACTTGGCAACATCATTGAATTTGTGCGCCAAACTCAGCAAATTCGCACCGCAGAGTCGTTGGCTGCGGCCATTATGACCAGCGCCGCCTCGTTTCAGTTAAGTGCCTGTGTGCTGATTAATACCCACGAGCCGGTTGTCGTGGGCTGCGCCGTGGATGACTTGGCCGGGCAGCTGTTGGGCAAATTCCGCAATCATGACAAAGGCATCACCCACCATGGCATCCGCACCATCATTCACACTCCACAGGTGGTGGTGCTGATTAAAAACATGCCGTTGAGCGATGAAAATCGTTACGGCCGATTAAAAGATCATCTAGCCATCTTGGCCGACATCGCATCTGGCCAAGTGCAATTATTGGAAGCCGAAGAGCGGCTGGCGATAGAGCGCAAACAAATGCTCGATGAGATTATTAAAATGACGGAAAGCACCATCCAACACGCCGGTCACGAAGCGAGCCAGCAGACGCACAATATTCGCCAGGAAGTGATGGCCATGGTGGAAGAGCTGGAGTCGATGCTATTTAGTCTTGGCTTGGATGAAGATCAGGAGAAAAAACTGATGCATCTGGCACATCGCACGTCGGAACGATTACAAAGTCGCAGCCATTCGTTAGATGTAATCGACGAATCATTGGGCAAGGTGCTGGAGTCGCTTTATCGCTACCAAAGCAGCCGCACTAGCGGTGAATAA
- a CDS encoding diguanylate cyclase: MGTLNPLSPAASGDEQMTVLLADDSPENIQALAACLHEQFQLKVANNGEQCLELARRFHPDLILLDIEMPGMNGFDVCQQLKDTDATADIPIIFVSGHTSLASEERGLELGAVDYIFKPIRPAIVKARVNTHITLKRQRDRLAQLAMRDQLTGLYNRHYLMEHIGQRLSRCHRHGYQMAALMIDIDHFKRINDELGHQQGDDVLTSLGTFLCSYFRTEDLVARLGGEEFLVVLDPCPDGHMMDKAQQLLHAVEQLNPAGTPITISIGATSVKKDDSLGSLLKRADDALYQAKQQGRNRVCAG; encoded by the coding sequence ATGGGCACACTCAATCCATTAAGCCCTGCGGCCTCCGGCGACGAGCAAATGACGGTTTTGCTGGCAGACGATTCTCCAGAGAATATTCAAGCACTGGCTGCTTGCTTACATGAACAGTTTCAGCTCAAAGTCGCCAACAACGGTGAGCAATGCCTGGAGCTGGCGCGCCGTTTTCACCCAGACCTGATTTTATTGGACATCGAAATGCCTGGCATGAATGGCTTTGATGTGTGCCAACAATTAAAAGACACTGACGCCACCGCCGATATTCCGATTATTTTTGTCTCCGGTCACACCAGCCTGGCATCGGAGGAGCGCGGCCTTGAGCTGGGCGCCGTCGATTATATTTTTAAGCCCATTCGACCAGCCATCGTGAAGGCCCGCGTCAATACACACATCACACTGAAGCGCCAGCGAGACCGACTAGCACAGCTGGCCATGCGTGATCAGTTGACCGGCTTGTACAACCGGCATTATTTGATGGAACACATCGGCCAACGTTTATCGCGCTGCCATCGCCATGGCTATCAAATGGCGGCCCTAATGATCGACATTGATCATTTCAAACGCATTAATGACGAGCTGGGCCATCAACAAGGCGACGACGTATTAACCTCGCTGGGTACCTTTTTGTGCAGTTATTTTCGCACCGAAGATTTGGTCGCACGCCTTGGCGGAGAGGAATTTTTGGTAGTGCTTGATCCCTGTCCCGATGGGCACATGATGGATAAGGCGCAACAGTTGCTGCACGCTGTAGAGCAATTAAATCCGGCTGGTACGCCCATCACCATTAGCATTGGTGCCACCAGCGTAAAAAAAGACGATTCTTTAGGCTCGCTACTGAAACGCGCCGACGATGCCTTGTATCAGGCAAAGCAGCAAGGTCGTAATCGGGTATGCGCAGGCTAA
- a CDS encoding PAS domain-containing protein — translation MSNSFGKEATSGTTLRRFILWRLLVIVLLPVVAISAISIWQADQQLSDKAKRQLIAKAEHKADVLQRWLNLRLNDARLYARAAQVDGDLAALKQHQAANRLSTEQLLNTPEWQRLQRSFAERTQVLTGTDRLFGNVLLLDTQGTVILSSEATELLGQNVMAAGRNAALQHAVEHVLDHGLDHMSDEWSREAQDAFHAWYVTELRSSDQLTGLVALHLDFSRLLTLLDSGETQQRNLIINAEGQPRSRVALFEYAGDPGPPVDALPEQARSRSWHQYYSLDGTAVAGVSQAIVAGEHTWYLLTETPMVQLAMASQQLIETGLMYALLVLLFSLAASVVLAQHMASPISQLARYSHQTSDTTTSANVSVQQDVVAPPPIGIAELDAVQTELFNTATLQRRHDELIRDSLLKSHQHLATLSDQKAALDQHCIIVYVDSEGIIRDANRHFCELTGYTPEELLNQPLAELTPAPFGSTAWQIERQLQQHKRWHGITHGRDRRHQSFWLQTTVIPLSRRQGTMYVCTDVTSQQRTQQTLNELHQITADVNQTLTQRINAMLELGCRIFELPIGIVSHIRDTTYTVQYAHAAEGQVKPGDTFALGDTYCSLTLSANGPKAYHHAGMSDIAEHPCYKTFQLEAYLGCPMRVQGQRYGTVNFSSPETRLRPFSEQDLELVQLISQWISNEIGRDLGREALQRNDRLLQQVSEQARMGGWEVDLLRGEVYWSPMTRRIHRVPDSFQPNLEEGINFYKPGRSRERIQEVVQLGIEQGTPWDEMLQIITYDGEEIWVQARGQAEFVDGQCVRLFGSFQDVNDQIIEQQRNALVLKSTAVGIWDWHIASGKTVFNERWAEIIGYSLAELEPTDINTWTSVVHPQDLQESERLLQQHFEEKTDIYVCEARIRHKEGHWVWILDTGQVVERGDNGEPLRMIGTHLDITERKQAEQHLEEVNTRLTLARDAVGMGIWDIDLTTGKLDWDSGMFALYGITEEQFHNSINDWIVCLHPTDKERASTEFKSSLERSQSFNSEFRIVSHPDGLRHIQANAHILRGADGQAIRVIGANYDITPLRQQQQQSERALSMIEASLEATDNGVLVTSNEGQILRWNQRFMEMWQLKISAEEMASLNHKQLLQHIVPQLRHTQWVDQQMQELYDNPDQGAFDLIECQDGRTFERSSLPMMLERRAIGRVWNYRDITSQQQNQQALIEARQQAEAALIAKSQFLASMSHEIRTPMNGVLGMLDLLQNTPLTEEQQHRINLARSSAQALLSLINDILDFSKIEAQKLSIAEERFDLVSMASDCVEGLAQLAQDKGLEVIINTAGVACREVLGDEGRSRQILTNLLGNAIKFTDQGEVEVTLSTSADNNGCHRIELAVRDTGIGIDPQAVATLFEAFSQVDASNTRRFGGTGLGLAIVRQLLQLMHGDIEVDSKPGHGSTFIAHWYVPEAWPREDSSTGSKRLLIISPQQRNNDSVLASLAHLGAEGQAADTIESAQQLLAQQRFDCILLEPEQALAENDNGEVAAWLLKQQHQCRQVLMTPMRFHTEPNALKQAGIDWWFPKPVTEQDLVRALDESASAHWNQRNEVFGQGNWQHLLLVEDNQVNQLVASELLAALGYRVSVANNGLEALEKLQGSVDDPIELVLMDCQMPELDGFDTTRRIRQGGAGAGYRQVPIVAMTANAMDGDKQACLDAGMDDYLSKPVNVAAIQQKLAQWLPSPFEHHPSQPAETASNDTQSNDTQPNDGNPSDIPPKDAHPSHTPPNDTRDSEAQPMDTPIWLKEEALQRLMGNEKLLQRLTQLFNDEQPARMDAIQQHIEQQDFDTLSATAHTLKGVAGNLGAPALQAVAAELEHAAREQQTSQLPELWPKLQHASDAFIAAINATDSPASEATSAKTELSEEHIQQLQNLQQQLELANYIDINAFPVLEAQFSDVETNTAVSQIRDAVLRLDSDSAQTKLTTLLATSPSTR, via the coding sequence ATGTCCAACAGTTTCGGAAAGGAAGCCACGTCTGGCACCACCCTACGGCGTTTCATTCTGTGGCGCCTGCTCGTTATCGTATTACTGCCCGTCGTGGCCATCTCAGCCATCAGCATCTGGCAAGCCGATCAACAGCTCAGCGATAAAGCCAAACGTCAGCTGATCGCCAAAGCTGAGCACAAAGCCGATGTACTGCAACGCTGGTTAAACCTGCGCTTAAACGACGCCCGTCTGTATGCCCGAGCGGCTCAGGTAGATGGTGATCTTGCTGCGTTAAAACAACATCAAGCAGCAAACCGTTTAAGCACGGAGCAACTGCTCAACACACCTGAATGGCAACGTCTGCAGCGCAGTTTTGCCGAGCGCACGCAAGTCTTAACCGGCACCGACCGCCTATTCGGCAATGTGTTGCTGCTGGATACCCAAGGTACAGTGATACTCAGCAGCGAAGCGACCGAGCTACTTGGCCAAAACGTGATGGCAGCTGGTCGCAATGCGGCACTGCAGCACGCTGTGGAGCATGTGCTGGACCATGGTCTGGATCATATGTCGGATGAGTGGAGCCGCGAGGCGCAAGATGCCTTTCACGCTTGGTACGTGACCGAGCTGAGGTCAAGCGATCAGCTGACCGGCCTGGTGGCCTTGCATCTCGATTTCAGCCGTTTGCTGACGCTGCTGGACTCAGGCGAAACCCAGCAACGTAACCTGATCATCAACGCCGAAGGGCAACCGCGCTCGCGTGTGGCGCTGTTTGAATACGCCGGCGACCCGGGCCCACCAGTGGATGCCCTGCCCGAACAAGCGCGCAGTCGCAGCTGGCATCAATATTACTCGTTGGATGGCACTGCTGTAGCGGGCGTGTCCCAAGCCATCGTTGCTGGCGAGCACACCTGGTACTTGCTGACCGAAACGCCCATGGTGCAACTGGCCATGGCCAGCCAACAACTGATCGAGACGGGCCTGATGTACGCCCTACTGGTGTTGTTGTTTTCGCTGGCCGCATCCGTCGTGTTGGCACAACACATGGCATCGCCCATTAGCCAGCTGGCACGCTACAGCCATCAAACCAGCGACACGACGACGTCGGCCAATGTATCGGTGCAGCAGGACGTCGTCGCTCCTCCGCCCATCGGCATTGCCGAGCTGGATGCTGTACAAACGGAGCTGTTCAATACCGCCACACTGCAGCGCCGTCACGATGAGCTGATTCGCGACAGCTTGCTCAAGTCACATCAACATCTGGCCACCTTGAGCGACCAAAAAGCGGCGCTGGATCAACACTGTATTATTGTGTACGTCGACTCTGAGGGCATTATCCGCGATGCCAACCGTCATTTTTGCGAGTTAACCGGCTACACCCCAGAGGAGCTGTTAAATCAACCGCTGGCAGAGCTCACCCCTGCCCCCTTTGGCTCCACCGCTTGGCAAATCGAGCGTCAACTGCAGCAACACAAACGCTGGCATGGCATCACTCATGGGCGCGATCGCCGCCACCAAAGCTTCTGGCTGCAAACCACGGTCATTCCACTCAGCCGTCGCCAAGGCACCATGTACGTCTGCACCGACGTCACCAGTCAGCAGCGCACCCAGCAAACGCTGAATGAGCTGCATCAAATCACCGCCGATGTGAACCAAACCCTAACCCAGCGCATCAATGCCATGTTGGAGCTGGGCTGTCGTATTTTTGAACTGCCGATCGGCATTGTCAGCCACATTCGCGATACCACCTACACCGTGCAGTACGCTCATGCCGCCGAGGGGCAAGTGAAACCGGGCGACACCTTCGCTTTGGGCGATACCTACTGCTCACTGACGCTCAGCGCCAATGGCCCCAAGGCCTATCACCACGCCGGCATGAGCGACATTGCCGAGCACCCCTGCTACAAGACGTTTCAGCTGGAAGCCTATTTGGGCTGCCCGATGCGCGTTCAAGGTCAGCGCTATGGCACGGTCAACTTTTCCAGTCCAGAGACGCGCTTGCGCCCGTTCAGTGAGCAAGACTTAGAGCTGGTGCAGTTGATCAGCCAATGGATTAGCAATGAAATTGGCCGCGACCTTGGGCGAGAGGCACTGCAGCGCAACGATCGTTTGCTACAACAAGTCAGCGAGCAAGCCCGCATGGGTGGCTGGGAAGTCGATCTGTTGCGTGGCGAAGTGTATTGGTCCCCCATGACCCGGCGCATCCATCGTGTGCCCGACAGTTTCCAGCCCAACCTGGAAGAAGGCATCAACTTCTACAAACCGGGCCGCAGTCGCGAGCGCATTCAAGAAGTGGTGCAGCTCGGCATCGAGCAAGGCACGCCCTGGGATGAGATGCTGCAGATCATCACTTACGACGGTGAAGAAATCTGGGTACAAGCGCGCGGACAAGCCGAGTTCGTCGATGGTCAGTGTGTGCGTTTGTTCGGCTCCTTCCAAGATGTCAACGATCAGATCATCGAGCAGCAACGCAACGCCCTAGTGCTGAAATCCACCGCGGTCGGCATCTGGGACTGGCACATTGCCAGTGGTAAAACTGTGTTTAATGAACGTTGGGCCGAAATCATCGGTTATTCATTGGCGGAGTTGGAGCCCACCGACATCAATACCTGGACCTCCGTGGTCCACCCGCAGGATTTGCAAGAATCCGAGCGCCTGCTGCAACAGCACTTCGAAGAAAAAACCGATATTTATGTGTGCGAAGCGCGCATACGCCATAAAGAAGGGCATTGGGTATGGATTTTGGACACCGGCCAAGTGGTGGAACGGGGCGACAACGGTGAACCACTGCGCATGATCGGCACCCACCTCGACATCACCGAGCGCAAGCAAGCCGAGCAGCACCTAGAGGAAGTGAACACGCGCCTGACGTTGGCACGCGATGCCGTCGGTATGGGCATTTGGGACATCGATCTGACCACCGGCAAGCTGGATTGGGACAGCGGCATGTTCGCTCTATATGGCATAACAGAAGAGCAGTTCCACAATAGCATTAACGACTGGATTGTCTGCCTGCATCCAACCGACAAAGAGCGCGCTTCCACTGAATTTAAAAGTAGCCTGGAACGAAGCCAATCCTTTAACAGCGAGTTCCGCATCGTCAGCCATCCCGATGGCCTGCGCCACATTCAAGCCAACGCACACATACTGCGCGGCGCCGATGGCCAGGCGATACGAGTAATCGGTGCCAATTACGACATCACGCCGCTGCGCCAGCAACAACAACAGTCTGAACGTGCGCTGTCGATGATTGAGGCCAGCCTCGAAGCCACCGACAACGGTGTTCTGGTGACCTCCAATGAGGGCCAGATTTTGCGTTGGAACCAGCGTTTTATGGAAATGTGGCAACTGAAAATCAGCGCCGAGGAGATGGCCAGCTTAAACCACAAACAGCTGCTGCAGCACATCGTTCCACAGTTGCGTCACACCCAATGGGTTGATCAGCAAATGCAAGAGCTGTACGACAACCCAGATCAAGGCGCCTTCGATTTGATCGAGTGCCAAGATGGCCGCACCTTTGAGCGCTCGTCGCTACCGATGATGCTGGAGCGCCGCGCCATTGGCCGGGTGTGGAATTACCGCGACATCACCTCGCAACAACAAAACCAGCAGGCGTTGATCGAGGCGCGCCAACAGGCCGAAGCCGCTTTGATCGCTAAAAGCCAGTTCCTAGCGTCGATGAGCCACGAAATTCGCACGCCGATGAATGGCGTGTTGGGCATGCTGGATTTGCTGCAAAACACACCGCTCACCGAAGAGCAGCAGCATCGCATTAACCTGGCACGCAGCAGTGCACAGGCGCTTCTGAGTCTGATCAACGACATTCTCGACTTTTCCAAAATCGAAGCGCAAAAGCTGTCCATCGCTGAAGAGCGCTTTGATCTGGTCTCCATGGCCAGCGATTGTGTCGAAGGTCTGGCGCAACTGGCGCAGGACAAAGGCTTGGAAGTCATCATCAATACCGCGGGTGTGGCCTGTCGCGAAGTACTCGGCGACGAAGGCCGCAGCCGACAAATTCTCACCAACCTGCTAGGCAACGCCATCAAGTTCACCGACCAAGGTGAAGTCGAGGTCACGCTGAGCACAAGCGCGGACAACAACGGCTGCCATCGCATCGAACTGGCCGTGCGCGACACCGGTATTGGCATTGATCCCCAGGCCGTTGCCACCTTGTTCGAGGCCTTCAGTCAAGTCGATGCCTCTAATACACGCCGCTTTGGCGGCACCGGACTGGGGCTGGCCATCGTGCGTCAATTGCTGCAACTGATGCACGGCGACATTGAAGTAGACAGCAAACCGGGCCACGGCAGCACTTTTATCGCCCACTGGTACGTACCAGAGGCCTGGCCACGCGAAGATAGCAGCACTGGCAGCAAACGCTTGTTGATCATCAGCCCGCAACAACGCAATAACGACAGCGTACTGGCCAGCTTGGCGCACCTCGGCGCAGAAGGTCAGGCGGCCGACACCATCGAGTCCGCCCAACAGTTGCTGGCTCAGCAACGCTTTGACTGCATTTTACTGGAGCCAGAGCAAGCACTGGCGGAAAACGACAACGGCGAGGTCGCCGCTTGGCTGCTGAAACAGCAACATCAATGCCGCCAGGTATTGATGACACCCATGCGTTTTCACACCGAGCCCAACGCACTAAAACAAGCCGGCATTGATTGGTGGTTTCCGAAGCCGGTTACCGAGCAGGATCTGGTGCGCGCTTTGGACGAATCTGCCAGCGCCCACTGGAATCAACGCAATGAGGTGTTCGGTCAGGGTAATTGGCAACACTTGCTGCTGGTTGAGGACAACCAAGTCAATCAGCTGGTGGCGTCGGAGCTACTGGCGGCGTTGGGATATCGTGTCAGTGTTGCCAATAACGGTTTGGAAGCGCTGGAGAAACTTCAAGGCAGCGTCGACGACCCGATCGAGCTGGTATTAATGGACTGTCAGATGCCAGAGCTGGACGGTTTTGATACTACGCGCCGTATTCGACAAGGCGGCGCTGGCGCAGGCTATCGCCAGGTGCCCATTGTGGCGATGACCGCCAATGCCATGGATGGCGACAAGCAGGCCTGCCTAGACGCTGGCATGGACGATTATTTATCCAAACCGGTCAATGTCGCGGCGATACAGCAGAAACTCGCGCAGTGGTTGCCCTCACCCTTTGAGCACCACCCTTCGCAGCCAGCGGAGACTGCCAGCAACGACACTCAGTCCAACGACACCCAGCCCAACGACGGCAATCCTAGCGACATTCCTCCTAAAGATGCCCACCCCAGTCATACCCCGCCCAACGACACACGCGACAGCGAGGCGCAGCCCATGGACACTCCTATTTGGTTAAAAGAAGAAGCGCTGCAACGCTTGATGGGCAATGAAAAACTGCTCCAGCGCTTAACTCAATTATTTAATGACGAGCAGCCTGCGCGCATGGACGCCATTCAACAGCACATTGAGCAGCAAGATTTTGACACCCTGTCCGCCACCGCGCACACGCTTAAAGGCGTTGCTGGCAATCTCGGCGCCCCCGCCTTGCAGGCCGTCGCCGCCGAGCTGGAACATGCCGCGCGCGAGCAGCAAACCAGTCAGCTGCCTGAGCTGTGGCCGAAGCTGCAGCACGCATCCGACGCCTTTATTGCCGCCATCAACGCAACCGACTCGCCCGCCAGCGAGGCGACCTCAGCTAAAACGGAGCTTAGCGAGGAGCACATTCAGCAACTGCAAAATCTGCAACAACAATTGGAGTTAGCCAACTACATCGATATCAATGCATTTCCGGTACTCGAAGCGCAATTCTCTGACGTCGAGACCAACACGGCCGTATCACAGATTCGCGATGCCGTGCTGCGCCTTGATAGCGACTCGGCGCAGACTAAACTAACCACATTGTTAGCCACTTCTCCGTCCACTAGGTAA
- a CDS encoding efflux RND transporter permease subunit yields the protein MLNQIIAWAVRQRLLLLLALLAACIGATLVIPRLNLDAFPDVTNVQVSINTEAPGLAAEEVEQLISYPIEAVMYALPDVEEVRSVSKTGLSGVTVVFKEGTDIYFARQLVFERLQAARELIPAGVGTPQMGPNTSGLGQIFQYLLIAEADSGYDVMALRSLNDWLVKLLLMPAEGVTEVLSFGGEVRQYQVNLLPERLLAYRLTQQQVMAAINANNLNVGGWYMPRGQEQLVIRGMGWLDGGEQGLSQLKALAVKTVDGTTIRLSDIAQVKLGGEIRQGAVTMSQRRSDGSVQPMGEVVSGIVLKRMGANTKATIDAIKERLPRIQQALPEGVTLMPYYDQSSLIDQAVMTVVDALLIAFALIVVVLVFFLLNLRATVLVLLSIPVSIGLALMVMSLLGLSANLMSLGGLAVAIGMLVDGAVVMTEHLTHQLQQGAGDQKTSTPEPSNPHQRIRQACQQVARPVFFASSIILVVFLPLFAFEGVEAKLFQPMAISIMLALLAALLTALLLIPALAAYLFKTPPRLRRNVWIDAWQRHYRQLLQRLIQQPRMVLAVLLALLVATAALLPRLGTEFVPELEEGTINLRVTLAPSASLDTALAVAPKLEAILMTFPEVTYAMSRIGRAEVGGDPEPVSNIEIYIGLKPVAQWQSASNRLQLQQQMQAKLEQHPGLLFNFSQPIATRVDELLSGVKAQLAIKLFGPDLAQLEQTGAAIAEQVKQVDGTRDVALEPIAGEQQLVVRPNREALSRYGLAVADVLALVRDGLGGASAGQIIQGNERYDIYVRLADEARNQIDAIAQLPLVSPSGAWLRLQDVADVNIEAGPPQIRRDDVQRRVVIQANVVGRDMGNVVADIRQRIADEVALPAGYSVDIGGQFKSQQRAQQRLLVVVPLALALIALLLYLAFGHLGQTLLILANVPMAAIGGIWALWLSGQYVSVPSSVGFITLFGVAVLNGVVLVSQINQQRHRQPLTEAILDGATSRLRPVLMTAITSALGLIPMLLSQGVGAEIQRPLATVIVGGLITSTLLTLIVLPVFYRRFSRSQKNV from the coding sequence ATGTTAAATCAAATCATTGCCTGGGCTGTGCGCCAGCGCCTGCTGCTATTGCTGGCTCTGCTGGCCGCCTGTATTGGCGCCACGCTGGTGATTCCGCGGCTCAACTTAGATGCCTTTCCCGACGTCACCAATGTCCAAGTCAGCATCAATACTGAAGCACCCGGACTGGCCGCCGAGGAAGTCGAACAACTGATCAGCTACCCGATTGAGGCCGTTATGTACGCCTTGCCGGATGTTGAGGAAGTACGCTCGGTGTCGAAAACCGGTCTTTCCGGTGTGACGGTGGTGTTCAAGGAAGGCACCGATATTTATTTTGCTCGCCAGTTGGTATTTGAACGTTTGCAAGCTGCACGCGAGTTAATTCCCGCAGGTGTTGGCACACCACAAATGGGGCCGAACACCTCGGGTTTGGGGCAGATTTTTCAGTACCTACTGATCGCCGAAGCCGACAGCGGCTATGACGTGATGGCGCTGCGCAGCCTCAACGATTGGCTCGTGAAGCTGCTATTGATGCCCGCCGAGGGGGTGACCGAGGTGTTGTCGTTTGGCGGTGAGGTGCGCCAGTACCAGGTCAACCTGCTGCCTGAGCGCTTGCTGGCCTACCGCCTAACGCAACAGCAGGTAATGGCCGCCATCAACGCCAACAACCTCAACGTCGGCGGCTGGTACATGCCGCGCGGTCAGGAGCAGTTGGTCATTCGTGGCATGGGCTGGCTGGATGGTGGCGAGCAAGGCCTCAGCCAGTTAAAAGCCTTGGCGGTTAAAACCGTCGATGGCACCACCATTCGCCTGTCTGACATAGCGCAGGTAAAGCTGGGCGGCGAAATCCGCCAAGGCGCCGTGACCATGAGTCAACGCCGGTCAGACGGATCTGTGCAGCCGATGGGCGAAGTGGTCTCCGGCATTGTGTTGAAGCGCATGGGCGCCAATACCAAGGCCACCATCGATGCCATCAAAGAGCGCTTGCCCCGCATTCAGCAAGCGCTGCCTGAGGGCGTGACCTTGATGCCCTACTACGACCAGTCGAGCCTGATCGACCAGGCGGTGATGACGGTGGTCGATGCACTGCTGATCGCCTTCGCGCTGATTGTGGTGGTGTTGGTGTTCTTCCTGCTCAACCTGCGTGCCACCGTGCTGGTGCTACTGTCGATCCCGGTGTCGATTGGTTTAGCCTTGATGGTCATGTCACTGCTGGGGCTATCAGCCAACTTGATGTCACTGGGCGGTTTGGCCGTTGCCATCGGTATGCTGGTCGATGGGGCGGTGGTGATGACCGAGCATTTAACCCATCAGCTGCAGCAAGGCGCTGGCGACCAGAAAACAAGCACCCCAGAACCAAGCAACCCGCACCAGCGTATCCGCCAAGCCTGTCAGCAAGTGGCACGGCCGGTGTTTTTTGCCAGCAGTATTATTTTGGTGGTGTTTCTGCCGCTGTTCGCTTTTGAAGGCGTCGAAGCCAAGCTATTTCAGCCCATGGCCATTAGCATCATGTTGGCGCTATTGGCAGCGCTGTTGACCGCGCTACTGCTAATTCCGGCGCTGGCGGCTTACCTATTTAAAACGCCGCCACGACTGCGTCGCAATGTTTGGATCGACGCTTGGCAGCGCCACTATCGCCAGCTGCTGCAACGCTTAATACAACAGCCGCGCATGGTATTGGCAGTACTGCTGGCGTTGTTAGTCGCGACTGCCGCCCTGCTGCCTCGGCTAGGCACCGAGTTTGTGCCCGAACTGGAAGAAGGCACCATTAACTTGCGCGTCACTCTGGCGCCGTCCGCCAGCCTAGATACCGCTTTGGCCGTCGCGCCCAAACTCGAGGCGATACTGATGACCTTCCCGGAGGTGACTTACGCCATGTCACGCATCGGCCGCGCTGAAGTCGGCGGCGATCCAGAGCCGGTCAGCAACATCGAAATCTACATAGGCCTGAAACCCGTTGCGCAGTGGCAAAGCGCCAGCAACCGACTGCAATTGCAGCAGCAGATGCAAGCCAAACTCGAGCAACACCCCGGGCTGTTGTTTAACTTCTCCCAGCCCATTGCCACGCGTGTGGATGAGCTGTTGTCCGGGGTGAAGGCACAGCTGGCCATCAAGCTGTTTGGTCCTGACCTGGCGCAGCTGGAGCAAACCGGCGCCGCCATCGCCGAGCAAGTTAAGCAGGTCGATGGTACCCGAGATGTCGCCTTAGAGCCGATTGCCGGAGAGCAACAGCTGGTGGTGCGGCCCAATCGTGAAGCGCTGTCACGCTACGGCCTGGCCGTGGCCGATGTACTGGCCTTGGTACGCGATGGCTTAGGTGGCGCCAGCGCCGGACAGATCATTCAGGGCAATGAGCGCTACGACATTTACGTCCGCCTGGCCGACGAGGCGCGCAACCAGATCGATGCCATTGCGCAGCTGCCGCTGGTCAGCCCCAGCGGTGCTTGGCTGCGCTTGCAAGACGTTGCCGACGTCAACATCGAAGCCGGCCCGCCGCAAATACGTCGCGACGATGTGCAGCGGCGGGTGGTGATTCAAGCCAATGTCGTCGGTCGCGACATGGGCAATGTGGTGGCCGACATTCGCCAGCGCATTGCCGATGAAGTAGCGCTGCCGGCCGGCTACTCCGTCGACATCGGTGGGCAATTCAAAAGTCAGCAACGCGCGCAGCAGCGTTTGCTGGTGGTCGTGCCGCTGGCGTTGGCACTGATTGCCTTACTGCTGTATCTGGCATTTGGCCACTTGGGGCAAACCTTGCTGATTCTGGCCAATGTACCGATGGCCGCCATCGGGGGCATTTGGGCGCTGTGGCTCAGCGGTCAGTACGTGTCGGTGCCCAGCTCCGTCGGTTTTATTACCCTATTCGGTGTTGCGGTGCTCAATGGCGTGGTGCTGGTGTCACAAATTAATCAGCAGCGCCACCGACAGCCGTTAACCGAGGCCATTTTGGATGGCGCAACATCGCGCTTAAGGCCGGTGCTGATGACCGCCATTACCTCCGCATTGGGGCTGATTCCGATGCTGCTGAGCCAAGGTGTCGGCGCTGAAATTCAGCGGCCTCTGGCGACTGTGATTGTCGGAGGCCTGATCACCTCCACCCTGCTGACGCTGATCGTGCTGCCGGTGTTTTACCGCCGCTTTAGCCGTTCACAAAAAAACGTTTAA